From a single Nymphaea colorata isolate Beijing-Zhang1983 chromosome 4, ASM883128v2, whole genome shotgun sequence genomic region:
- the LOC116253500 gene encoding galactoside 2-alpha-L-fucosyltransferase-like, protein MFHFIILMLIACSLKLPIGRGGDSPYPTEFRHTLSNLSQENIRHCTSLPPTERLVCELEGAIDAQGHPTTNAKNTNPPAQPPPAKESCKFREDNIYTLYPHSMPQSPVLNRVLEKYVAMHRRCRDIDFASLDDVYTSSRRPICRYLIWRPSGYGFGNRLLALISSFLYAVMSARVLLIDYPEWDHLFCEPFLGSSIQLPARTKLNQVLGEWYIQFRDARCGLNSSNKICNTTVVNLRLDHVTGLREYESVACPMGYSRVRNIEFLTMRECNQYLVPGFYLNPVLSPLLEVLFPQRNAFHLLSRFLLVPSDAMWASIRPSLDIQASRRVGVQIREFVGRYTTAYDGNVIECIKKKGGFLPKKFRKRRVHSGEYCGVYVATLLRRHLEAVNSSLKALVVETGKEFRFNHQRLDGREVHDRKHEAEALVDMWVLSMSNVLVTSQDSSFGYIATGVGGVVPNFLDMEEGKGCFMGLGVEPCFHAAPKNLRCAQDEAVAFSLQEIVEKNTSIVKVCNDRPRGWTLLPPTVSKI, encoded by the coding sequence ATGTTTCACTTCATAATTTTGATGCTAATTGCGTGTTCTCTCAAACTGCCCATTGGCCGTGGCGGTGATAGCCCCTACCCAACAGAGTTCAGGCACACCCTCTCCAACCTCTCTCAGGAGAATATCCGTCACTGCACATCGCTGCCTCCAACTGAACGCCTTGTATGTGAGCTAGAAGGTGCCATTGATGCCCAAGGCCACCCGACCACCAATGCCAAGAACACCAACCCGCCTGCTCAGCCGCCTCCTGCTAAAGAGTCATGTAAGTTCAGGGAAGACAACATCTACACTCTTTATCCTCACTCCATGCCTCAATCCCCTGTACTGAACAGAGTGTTGGAGAAGTATGTAGCCATGCACAGGCGCTGCAGGGACATAGATTTTGCAAGCCTCGATGATGTCTATACTTCTTCTAGGAGACCCATCTGCCGATACCTGATCTGGAGACCCAGCGGCTATGGATTCGGCAACCGGCTCTTGGCCCtgatctcctccttcctctACGCAGTAATGTCTGCAAGGGTGCTATTAATTGACTACCCAGAATGGGATCACCTCTTCTGCGAGCCCTTCTTGGGCTCTAGCATCCAACTGCCTGCTCGAACCAAGCTCAACCAAGTTCTGGGCGAGTGGTATATACAATTTCGCGATGCTCGTTGCGGATTGAATAGTTCTAACAAAATCTGCAACACAACTGTGGTGAATCTGCGTCTGGATCATGTAACTGGCCTGCGTGAATACGAGTCAGTTGCTTGTCCAATGGGCTATTCAAGGGTCAGGAACATTGAATTTTTGACGATGAGGGAGTGCAACCAGTACCTGGTGCCTGGCTTCTACCTCAACCCTGTGCTTTCTCCTCTGCTCGAAGTCCTCTTCCCTCAAAGGAACGCATTCCATTTGCTGTCAAGGTTTCTCCTGGTACCAAGCGACGCCATGTGGGCTTCAATCAGACCCTCTTTGGATATTCAGGCCAGTAGGAGAGTCGGAGTTCAGATAAGGGAATTCGTTGGGAGGTATACAACTGCTTATGATGGAAACGTGATTGAGTGCATCaagaagaagggagggtttCTACCAAAGAAGTTCCGGAAGCGGCGGGTTCACTCCGGCGAGTACTGCGGCGTCTACGTGGCCACATTGTTGAGGCGTCACTTGGAAGCGGTGAACTCTAGCTTGAAGGCGTTGGTAGTGGAGACAGGGAAGGAGTTCAGGTTCAACCATCAGAGGTTGGATGGGAGGGAGGTACATGACAGGAAGCACGAAGCAGAGGCATTGGTTGATATGTGGGTACTGAGCATGAGCAATGTCCTGGTGACCAGCCAGGACTCCAGCTTTGGTTACATTGCAACTGGGGTGGGTGGCGTTGTTCCAAATTTTCTTGATATGGAGGAAGGGAAAGGCTGTTTCATGGGGCTGGGTGTGGAGCCCTGTTTTCATGCCGCACCAAAGAATCTCCGATGTGCGCAAGACGAGGCTGTGGCATTCAGCCTGCAAGAAATAGTAGAGAAAAATACTTCAATAGTGAAGGTCTGCAACGACAGGCCACGGGGTTGGACGTTGCTGCCACCAACTGTTTCCAAAATCTAA
- the LOC116252554 gene encoding protein fluG, which produces MAGKYGELVRAIESIPLVDAHAHNIVALDSDVPFIRCFSEAEGDALNDVPHALSFKRSIKDIAGLYGCEASLDGIQQHRKSSGLQQICSKSFEAAKISAVFIDDGITFDKMHDIEWHKSYVPVVGRVLRIERLAEEILEEGLQSGKQWTLEDFSYIFLTKLKQAASKVVALKSIAAYRSGLQIDTHFCSEIVENSILKVLNDGKPVRIQNKSFIDYILTLSLEVAIDYDLPVQIHTGFGDKDLDLRLSNPLHLRVLLEDKRFTKCRIVLLHASYPFSQEASYLASVYPNVYVDFGLAIPKLSVHGMVSSVKQLLELTPINKVMFSTDGYAFPETFFLGAKRARETLATVLCDACEDGDLTILEAIDAAKSILRDNALQIYKVKQNVDSPEATLYSSQTNKLVKQPAQKTVLVRVMWVDTSGQHRCRVIPESRFHQVVKDHGVGLTFASMGMTSFCDGPAEGSNLTAVGEIRLIPDLSTSCRLPWSQEEELVLADMHVKPGLPWEYCPREALRRVSNVLKKEFNLEMNAGFENEFFILRSECRDGQREWLPFDSTPYCSTAAFDAAYPILKEVNNALSAMGISVEQIHAEAGNGQFEISLGHTHCGRAADNLILTRETIRSVVRKHGFLATFLPKYFLNDIGSGSHVHLSLQQNEENVFMAPNGTTTKYGMTQIGENFMAGIFVHLPSIMAFTAPLPNSYDRIKPNTWSGAFHCWGKENREAPLRTASPPGVHSGLVSNFEVKTFDGCANPYLGLAAIMAAGIDGLRRKLVLPDPVETNPSDHDINLPKLPTSLNESIEALAKDETLKNLVGEKLVSTVVGVKKAEVEYYASHPDAYKQLIHRY; this is translated from the exons ATGGCGGGGAAGTACGGGGAGTTGGTAAGGGCGATAGAGAGCATCCCTCTGGTGGATGCACACGCTCACAATATCGTCGCTCTCGATTCCGACGTTCCGTTCATCCGATGCTTCTCCGAGGCCGAAGGCGATGCCCTCAATGACGTCCCTCATGCTCTTTCCTTCAAG AGAAGCATCAAAGATATTGCTGGCTTGTATGGCTGCGAGGCATCACTGGATGGTATTCAACAGCATCGCAAGTCATCTGGACTCCAGCAGATTTGCTCGAAAAGCTTTGAAGCTGCAAAGATATCTGCTGTTTTCATTGATGATGGCATCACTTTTGACAAAATGCATGACATTGAATGGCACAAAAGTTATGTGCCTGTTGTTGGTAGAGTACTGAGAATCGAGCGACTTGCAGAGGAAATACTTGAGGAA gGGCTACAAAGTGGGAAGCAATGGACGCTGGAGGATTTCAGCTATATATTCTTGACAAAGTTAAAACA GGCTGCCAGTAAAGTTGTCGCCCTGAAGAGTATAGCTGCTTACAGAAGTGGCCTGCAAATTGATACACATTTTTGCAGCGAGATTGTGGAGAATAGTATTCTAAAAGTCTTAAATG ATGGAAAACCTGTTCGTATCCAGAACAAGAGCTTCATTGACTACATATTAACACTCAGTTTGGAGGTAGCAATAGATTATGACTTGCCTGTTCAAATACATACAGG TTTTGGAGATAAAGACCTAGACTTGAGGCTTAGCAACCCACTTCACTTACGTGTACTTCTTGAGGACAAGCGATTCACAAAATGTCGGATTGTTCTACTTCATGCATCTTACCCATTCTCACAGGAAGCATCATATCTGGCATCTGTTTATCCGAAT GTTTATGTTGATTTTGGTTTGGCGATTCCAAAGCTTAGTGTTCATGGGATGGTTTCATCAGTCAAGCAGCTTTTAGAGTTAACTCCTATAAATAAG GTGATGTTTAGTACAGACGGATATGCCTTTCCTGAAACATTTTTCTTAG GTGCAAAACGGGCACGCGAGACTCTTGCTACTGTCTTGTGTGATGCTTGTGAGGATGGAGATCTCACTATATTAGAGGCTATTGATGCTGCGAAGAGCATTCTTAGGGACAATGCTTTACAAATTTACAAGGTCAAACAAAATGTCGACTCACCGGAAGCTACACTGTATTCATCCCAAACAAATAAACTTGTGAAGCAGCCTGCACAAAAAACTGTTCTTGTACGTGTTATGTGGGTGGACACATCTGGACAACATCGTTGTCGT GTAATACCTGAGAGTCGCTTCCATCAAGTTGTAAAAGACCATGGGGTTGGTCTTACTTTTGCTTCAATGGGCATGACCTCCTTTTGTGATGGCCCTGCTGAAGGATCCAATCTTACTGCTGTGGGTGAAATTCGGCTAATCCCAGATCTTTCAACATCATGCAGGCTACCCTG GTCGCAAGAGGAAGAGTTGGTTTTGGCAGACATGCATGTTAAACCTGGACTACCTTGGGAATATTGTCCAAGAGAAGCATTGAGAAGAGTTTCAAATGTCCTAAAGAAGGAATTCAATTTG GAAATGAATGCAGGTTTTGAGAATGAGTTCTTTATTTTAAGGAGTGAATGCAG GGATGGACAACGGGAATGGTTACCATTTGATTCAACTCCATATTGCTCCACTGCAGCATTTGATGCTGCATATCCAATTCTAAAGGAAGTGAATAATGCTCTCAGTGCCATGGGAATTTCAGTGGAGCAG atacaTGCAGAAGCAGGGAACGGACAGTTCGAGATATCCTTGGGGCATACACACTGTGGTCGTGCTGCCGATAATTTGATTTTGACTCGTGAAACTATAAGATCGGTTGTCCGCAAGCATGGATTTCTAGCGACGTTCCTACCAAA GTACTTCCTTAATGATATTGGTTCTGGGTCACATGTACATCTTAGTTTACAGCAGAATGAAGAGAATGTTTTTATGGCTCCAAATGGCACAACAACTAAATATGGAATGACCCAAATTGGTGAGAATTTCATGGCTGGTATTTTTGTTCATCTCCCTTCAATAATGGCATTCACAGCTCCTCTTCCAAACAG TTACGACCGCATAAAACCAAATACCTGGAGTGGGGCATTTCATTGTTGGGGAAAGGAGAACAGGGAAGCACCACTCAGGACGGCAAGCCCTCCAGGAGTACATAGTGGACTTGTTAGCAATTTTGAGGTTAAAACTTTTGATGGATGTGCAAATCCATATTTAGGTTTGGCTGCAATTATGGCTGCTGGCATTGATGGCCTCAGAAGAAAGCTTGTTTTGCCAGACCCTGTTG AAACAAATCCTAGTGATCATGACATAAATCTTCCTAAATTGCCCACTTCACTCAACGAATCTATTGAAGCTCTTGCTAAGGATGAAACTTTGAAGAATTTAGTTGGTGAGAAGCTTGTCTCCACAGTTGTTGGCGTAAAGAAG GCTGAAGTCGAGTACTATGCGTCCCACCctgatgcatataagcaactCATACACCGATATTAA